A genomic segment from Salvia splendens isolate huo1 chromosome 13, SspV2, whole genome shotgun sequence encodes:
- the LOC121761177 gene encoding uncharacterized protein LOC121761177, with product MGLSKTEVNLRRLLAAAPQQQNQGKLVHYVATLREQLEQLAEERTPEGLPRVSKAQLNEYSEKIEAVAAKLDVAESSTQVNQEPSFETKVRESPTTSDGESIQSPRGLRRRFLPPSEDRSPSSTEDSNNVKSVKLDAAAHAHIEKHRQLQEDLTDEMVGLARQLKESSLMMSQSIKNTEKVLDSTEKAVEQSLASTGHANTRAMEVYSQSLKTTCFTWLLIFAMTCIFVMVVLLIRVT from the exons ATGGGATTGAGCAAAACTGAAGTGAATTTGAGAAGGTTACTTGCAGCAGCACCACAACAACAGAATCAGGGAAAGCTTGTACAT TATGTGGCCACTTTAAGAGAGCAACTGGAGCAATTGGCTGAAGAGAGGACTCCTGAAGGTTTGCCAAG GGTATCAAAAGCTCAGTTGAATGAATATTCTGAGAAAATTGAAGCTGTAGCAGCTAAGTTAGATGTCGCTGAG TCCAGCACTCAAGTTAATCAGGAGCCTtcctttgaaaccaaggtcagAGAATCCCCTACCACATCCGACGGAGAAAGTATTCAGTCTCCCAGAGGACTGAGAAGGAGATTTTT ACCCCCATCGGAAGATAGATCCCCCAGTAGCACCGAAGACAGTAATAATGTGAAATCTGTTAAACTGGATGCTGCAGCACATGCTCATATTGAGAAACACAG ACAATTACAAGAAGATTTAACAGATGAAATGGTTGGTTTGGCACGACAACTCAAAGAGAGTAGCCTTATGATGAGCCAGTCCATAAAAAATACCGAGAAG GTACTCGACTCAACTGAGAAAGCGGTTGAGCAGAGCTTGGCGAGCACTGGACATGCAAACACTCGGGCAATGGAGGTTTATTCGCAAAGTCTGAAAACGACATGCTTTACATGGCTGCTGATCTTTGCCATGACGTGCATATTCGTCATGGTTGTGCTACTTATTCGTGTTACTTAG
- the LOC121760438 gene encoding zinc finger protein 10-like, with product MDREESTHSSKEVLLDEESKELGVGRSYECVFCKRGFNTAQALGGHMNIHRKERLRNKPNSTKQPQRFYPSSASTPRPYFLAADLSNSTLYERNKQPSADWRMRMSLDFTPAIDHRGMEQDKELDLELRLGYDS from the coding sequence ATGGATCGGGAAGAATCGACACACTCAAGCAAAGAAGTGTTGTTAGATGAAGAAAGCAAGGAATTGGGCGTTGGGAGATCGTACGAGTGCGTGTTCTGCAAGAGGGGCTTCAACACTGCACAAGCCCTAGGTGGCCACATGAACATCCATAGAAAAGAAAGGCTCAGAAACAAACCTAATTCCACCAAACAGCCTCAAAGATTCTACCCATCATCCGCGAGCACTCCTCGTCCTTACTTCCTCGCTGCTGATTTAAGTAATTCAACCCTGTACGAGAGGAACAAGCAGCCATCGGCCGattggaggatgaggatgagctTGGACTTCACACCGGCCATCGATCATCGGGGCATGGAGCAGGACAAGGAGTTGGATTTGGAGCTTCGACTTGGCTATGATTCTTGA